A genomic window from Silene latifolia isolate original U9 population chromosome Y, ASM4854445v1, whole genome shotgun sequence includes:
- the LOC141629394 gene encoding uncharacterized protein LOC141629394, with amino-acid sequence METLKGMGFTEKDLAKKAIPLALDPRDESNSLNVPPMPEVSNTLGGARNTWGPGKKLRIATRCRLFYDILGKSQRFEWTDDHEKAFQSQALSQDPTSPVETRAGRTTFPRIIITITAVSAVLVREQEGTQHPVYYISKSLLPAETRYTSLEKLVLALVTASYKLRPYFESHTISVITNYPLKTIMRKPELSGRMAKWSVHLSGYDLKFEPRTAIKSQALADFVSDFSPALQTQVEQDILNLEEDKGEQVWELHVDGASNAKGAGVGLVLKSPQGDLIVQGVRCEFNATNNKAEYEALILGLKLALDLKIRHLQVYSDSKLIVNHVNDCYEARDPRMMAYLDIAKE; translated from the exons ATGGAAACACTCAAAGGAATGGGATTCACCGAGAAAGATCTAGCAAAGAAGGCAATTCCCTTG gccctggatccacgagaTGAAAGCAATTCCCTCAACGTACCACCAATGCCTGAAGTTTCCAACACCTTGGGGGGTGCAAGAAATACGTGGGGACCGgggaagaagctaaggattgctACAAG ATGCAGGCTATTCTATGATATACTCGGAAAAAGCCAAAGATTCGAGTGGACGGATGACCACGAGAAAGCATTTCAGAGTCAAGCGTTATCTCAAGACCCCACCTCTCCCGTCGAAACCAGAGCCGGGAGAACCACTTTTCCTCGTATCATCATCACGATAACGGCAGTCAGTGCAGTGCTAGTACGAGAGCAGGAGGGAACACAGCATCCGGTATACTACATCAGTAAGTCTCTGCTTCCGGCAGAGACTAGGTACACATCACTAGAAAAACTTGTCCTTGCACTAGTTACTGCATCCTATAAACTGCGTCCCTACTTCGAGTCTCATACTATTTCTGTGATAACTAATTATCCTCTTAAAACTATCATGAGAAAACCAGAATTGTCAGGACGTATGGCTAAATGGTCCGTGCATTTGAGCGGGTacgatttgaagtttgaaccccGTACGGCCATAAAGTCTCAGGCTCTGGCAGACTTTGTGTCTGACTTCTCCCCAGCGCTCCAGACCCAGGTCGAACAAGACATCCTGAatctggaagaagacaaaggagaACAAGTATGGGAGTTACATGTGGACGGAGCCTCAAACGCCAAAGGAGCAGGAGTAGGGttggtcctcaaatcaccccAGGGAGACCTCATAGTCCAGGGAGTACGATGTGAATTCAATGCCACAAACAACAAAGCAGAATATGAGGCACTAATCCTGGGTCTGAAGTTGGCTCTGGATCTGAAAATCAGACACCTTCAGGTTTACAGTGATTCTAAGCTTATAGTTAACCATGTTAATGACTGCTATGAAGCCAGGGACCCCAGGATGATGGCATATCTAGATATAGCAAAGGAGTGA